One Silene latifolia isolate original U9 population chromosome 4, ASM4854445v1, whole genome shotgun sequence DNA segment encodes these proteins:
- the LOC141653492 gene encoding L-lactate dehydrogenase B-like produces MSIPKLPSTTSLSDLDIANALFAPIRHAEPPSPTKRHLKISIIGTGNVGMAIAQTLLTQDLVDELLALVDALPDKLRGEMLDLQHAAAFLPRTKIVASTDYAVSAASDLCIVTAGARQLTDESRLNLLQRNVNLFKKIIPPLVKYSPGCILLIVSNPVDVLTYIAWKLSGFPSNRVIGSGTNLDSSRFRFLIADHLDVNAQDVQAYIIGEHGDSSVALWSSISIGGVPILSFLEKRQIAYEKETLVNIHREVINCAYEVIKLKGYTSWAVGYSVANLARSILRDQRSIHPVSVLAKGFHDIEDGDVFLSLPAQLGRGGVLGVINVPITDEEADQLRKSATTILEVQEQLGV; encoded by the exons atgtcAATCCCAAAACTGCCATCAACCACCTCTCTAAGcgacctagacatagccaacgcCCTCTTTGCCCCGATCCGACATGCGGAACCACCATCCCCAACCAAACGCCACCTAAAAATCTCTATCATTGGCACAGGCAACGTAGGCATGGCAATAGCACAAACCCTCCTAACACAAGACCTAGTAGACGAGCTG CTGGCTCTCGTCGATGCGCTCCCAGACAAACTCCGTGGCGAAATGTTGGACCTCCAACACGCCGCGGCCTTCCTCCCACGTACCAAAATCGTTGCCTCTACTGATTACGCCGTCTCTGCTGCCTCTGACCTCTGCATTGTCACAGCAGGGGCTCGCCAGCTTACTGACGAATCCCGGCTGAATTTACTCCAGAGGAATGTTAACTTGTTTAAAAAGATAATTCCTCCATTGGTTAAGTATTCTCCTGGGTGTATACTTTTGATTGTTTCTAACCCTGTTGATGTGTTGACTTATATTGCTTGGAAGTTGTCCGGGTTTCCTTCCAATCGTGTTATTGGGTCGGGTACTAATCTTGATTCGTCGAGGTTTCGGTTTCTTATTGCTGATCATCTTGATGTCAATGCCCAGGATGTCCAG GCATACATAATAGGAGAACACGGAGACAGCTCAGTAGCATTATGGTCAAGCATAAGCATAGGAGGAGTACCAATCCTAAGTTTCCTTGAGAAACGTCAAATAGCGTATGAGAAAGAAACTCTAGTCAACATCCACAGGGAAGTCATCAATTGTGCCTATGAAGTCATAAAACTCAAGGGTTACACCTCTTGGGCCGTCGGCTACTCTGTGGCTAATCTCGCTAGGTCTATTCTCCGTGACCAGCGGAGTATCCACCCGGTCTCTGTCCTAGCCAAAGGCTTTCATGACATTGAAGACGGTGACGTTTTTCTTAGCTTGCCTGCACAACTTGGGAGAGGTGGTGTACTTGGTGTCATTAATGTGCCTATTACTGATGAGGAGGCTGATCAGCTTAGGAAGAGTGCTACTACTATCTTGGAAGTGCAAGAACAACTTGGTGTTTAA